Within Microbacterium proteolyticum, the genomic segment TCGGCGGTCGTCCGTGCTCTGTCCGTAGACGTTCTGGTAGCGGTTGTAGAGGGCGTCGATCTTGTCCTGCGGGATCGGGATGAGGGGGCCGGCCTCGCGCGCGATGTGCACGGTGCGGGCGACGTCCTCGAGCATGACGGCGGCCTTCACGGCATCCTTGGCGTTCGTGCCGATCGTGAAGGGGCCGTGGTTCTGCATGATCACTCCGCGCGAGCGGTGGCCGCGCAGGGTCTCGACGATGCCGCGGCCGATCGAGTCGTCGCCGATGATCGCGAACGGGCCGACGGGGATGGGGCCGCCGAACTCGTCGGCCATCGCCGTGATGACGCAGGGGATCTCTTCGCCGCGGGCCGCCCACGCGACGCCGTAGGTGGAGTGCGTGTGCACGACGCCGCCGACCTCGGGCATGTTGCGGTACACGTAGGCGTGCGCCGCGGTGTCGCTGGAGGGGCTGCGCTCGGAGCCGGGGATGCCGGGGATCGCGGTGCCGTCGAGGTCGCAGAGGATCATGTTCTCGGGGGCGAGGTCGTCGTACGAGACGCCCGAGGGCTTGATGACGAACAGGTCGGCCCCGGGGACACGACCCGAGACGTTGCCGCCGGTCCAGACGATGAGGTTGTAGCGCACGAGCTCGGCGTGCAGTTTCGCGACGTCGGCGCGGACGGCGTCGATCGCCTCCTGCACCTCGGGCGTGAACGTGACGGCATCGGACACGCGGGGTCTCCTTCGACTCTGTCGGTGGCGGGTTGCGCGTCATATGTTACCGGTAACATCGCTCGTTCGCGAGAGGTGGATGTCGCAGTCTCGGCCCGCGCGCGTGCCGAACTCCGGAGATTTCGAGCGGGCGGGCGGGCCCGTCCGCGGTTTTCCGCGGGGCACGTAGGCGGAGGGTGCGAAATCTCCGGAGTTTCGCACGGGGCACGGCCGAGCCGGCCGGGGCGCGGGACCGGACCGGCGCAGCCCGCGTAGCATCGGCGGGTGCTCGGCTTCGACGACTCCCTCCCGCACCGCCCGCGGCGGATCGCGGTCGCCGGGGTTTCGGGGGTCGGCAAGACGACACTGTCGCGACGCATTTCGGCCGTCACCGGCGCTCCGCACATCGAGATCGACGCGCTGTACCACGGCCCCGACTGGACGCCGCGGCTCACGTTCCTCCCGGACGTCCACGCCTTCGTCGACAGCGATACCTGGGTGACGGAGTGGCAGTACTCGGATGCCAGGCCCCTCCTGACGGCGCGCGCGGATCTGCTGGTGTGGCTCGACCTGCCCTTCGTGACGGTCACGCTCCCCCGCGTCATCGTCCGCACGCTCCGCCGCCGCCTCGGCCGCGAGCCCCTGTGGAACGGGAACATCGAGCCGCCGCTGCACACGTTCTTCACCGACCCTGAGCACATCGTCCGCTGGTCGATCTCCACGCGCGGGAAGTACCGGGAACGCCTCCCCGCCGTCGCGGCCCAGCGCCCCGAGCTGCCGATCGTGCGGCTGCGCTCGACGCGCGAGGTGGAGCGCTGGCTGTCGGGCCCGCTCGCGGCATCGGTGCGCTGAGGACGGGCTCGAATCCGGCCGAAGCAACCCGGGGTGGCCACCTCCCCAGCGACCGGCCCCGGGCTCCGGCGGTGGTCGAGCGCGGGCCGAACTCCCGAGATGTCGACCTCCGAGCGGGCAGTTGCGCGCTCTTCCGCGGCGTTCGCGCTGCGGCGATGCGGAATCTCAGGAGTTTCGCCCGCGGCACGGCCGACCCCGGTGGCGCGAGCCCGAGCGTCAGCGCGGTACAGCGGTCGACGCCCGCGGGACCAGAACCGGATCCGCCGGAGGAGCGGCGTCCTCGCCGAGCACGGTCGCCACGGCCTCCGCGGCCTCGCCCTCGACGTCGAGGCGCACCGTGGTGAGCGAGGGCGCGTAGAAGGCGGCATCCGGGTTGTCGTCGAAACCGGCGACGGCGACGTCGGCAGGAACCTTGAGCCCCCGCGCGGCGAGCCCCGCCATGAGTCCGAGGGCCATCTGGTCGTTGGCGACGGCCACCGCGGTGGCGCCGGCGCGCACGTGCGCGGCGACCGCGGCGGCGGCGGCCGCACCGGACGCCGCGCTCCAGTCCCCCTCGACGCGCCCCTCCCGCGAAAGGTCGCGGCGCGTCACGGCGTCGGCCACGCCGGCCGTGCGGGCGAGGGCTTCGCGCCAGTCCGCCGGACCGGCGACCTCGACGATGCGGCGATGTCCGAGGTCGGCGAGATGATCCACGACGAGGGCGGCCGCGTGGCGTTGGCGGATCCCCCGCTCGCCGTACAGCGGCACGATCGGCACGTCGTACCCCTCGAGAGGAGTGGCTCGGTGCGCCGCGACGAGCACGATCCCATCGACCCCCTGGTCGAGCAGGTGACGGACGGCGGCGTCGATGTCGGCCGGGTCGTCGGAGTCGGTGTACGCGGTCGAGATCCACCGACCCCGCACCCGCGCGGCCCGCTCGAGCGCCGCGATGCCCGCCGACGGCCCGTGCAGGACGGCATCGGATGCCACGACCCCGACGGTCCGGGTGAGGCTCGTGCCGAGGGCGCGCGCGGCGTTGTTGACGCGGTAGTCGAGGGCGGCGACCGCCGCGAGCACGCGTTCGCGGGTGGCATCCCGGATGCCGGGATACCCGTTCAGCACCCGCGAGACGGTCTGCGTCGAAACGCCGGCGGCGTCGGCGACGTCGCGCATGCCCGTGCGCCTGATCCCGCCGTCGCCGCTCATGGTCCTTCACAGTAGCGGCGCGCACCCGCCCCGAAACCTCTTCCCGCGGCCTACTCCCGCGCGCGGAGCGCGGCGACCTCGTCGTACCGGGCGCGGATCGCGGGCCGGAAGTCCGGGTCGACGGCGCGGGCCGTCGCGACCGTCCAGTCCACCGGACCGCCGGCGAGCACGCCCGCGGCCTGGCGCGCCGCACCGAGTGCGACGTACTCCCCCGCGGCCGGGACGACGATCTCGGCGTCGAACACCTGCGCGGCGATCCGCGCGACGGCCTCGTTCGCGGCGGCCCCACCGATGAGCAGCACGCGGCGCACCTCGACGCCCTGCGCCTGGATCGCCTCGAGCCCCACGGCCAGGCCGCTCAGCATCCCCTCGATCGCCGCGCGGGCGAAGTTCGGCCGGGTCGTGGATGCCAGGGTCAGGCCCGTCAGCGATGCCTGCGCGTGCGGCAGGTTGGGCGTGCGCTCCCCCTCGAACCACGGCACGAGCACCACGCCGTCGGCGCCCGGCTCGGCCTGCAGCGCGAGCGCACCGAGCTCGTCGTGCGAGACGCCGAGGAGGCCGGCGAACGCGTCGAGCACGCGGGCGGCGTTGAGCGTCGCCACGAGCGGCAGGAATCGGCCCGTGGCATCCGCGAATCCGGCGACGGCACCGGAGGTGTCGCGGACGACATGATCGGTGACGGCGAAGACGGTGCCGGAGGTACCCAGTGACACCACGACATCGCCGACCCCCGCCCCCAGACCGAGCGCGGCACCGGCGTTGTCCCCGGCTCCCGGACCGACCAGCGCGCCACCGGCGAGTCTCCCCGCGCTCTCCCACGGCTCGAGCACGCGGGGCAGCACCGCGTCGTGCCCCAGAGCGCGCACGAGCAGCTCGCGGTCGTAGCCGTCGGCGCCCCAGTAGGCGGTGCCCGAGGCATCCGAGCGGTCGGTCGTCAGCTCGGCGAAGTCGGCGTTACCCGGACCGAAGCCGCGGAGCCGCCACGTCAGCCAATCGTGCGGCAGCGCCACCGCGGCCACGCGCGCGGCGTTGTCGGGTTCGGCGTCCCGCAGCCACCGGAGCTTCGTGGCCGTGAAGGATGCCACGGGCACCACGCCCGTGCGTTCCGCGTACGTCTCCGCGCCGACCTCGGCGATGAGGTCGGCCGCGGCCTGCGCCGAGCGGGTGTCGTTCCACAGCAGCGCGTCGCGGATGACACGCCCCTCCGCGTCGAGCGCGACCATGCCGTGCTGCTGGCCCGCGATCGAGACCGCCGCTACGTCGTCGAGGCCGCCCGCCTGCGCGATGGCATCCTGGAGCGCGATCCACCACGCCTCGGGATCGACCGACGTTCCGGCCGGATGCGACGCGCGCCCCTCGCGGACCACCCGCCCGGTTTCGGCGTCGACCACGACGACCTTGCACGACTGCGTCGACGAATCGACTCCCATGACGAGCGCCATGCCCACTCCCTCTGTTCGCGCCGCAGCGGTGCGGCATCCCGTTCAGTGTCCAAGACACGCCGACTCGCGCGGGGGCGATGCGGCGTGTCTTGGACACTTGACGGAAAGAGGGGCCCGGATGCCGTGGCATCCAGGCCCCTCCCGGGATCAGCGTGCGCCGAGCAGGTGCTCGGTCGCGAGCTGCTGCAGACGGACGAAGCCGAAGCCCTTGCCGCCGAGGTAGGCGTCGGTGTCGAAGTCCTCGTAGGCCGAGCGGTCGGCGAGCAGGTCGTCGTACGACTCGCCCTCGTTCAGGGTCGGCTGCGCGAGCTCGAGGACCTTCGCAGCCTCCAGAGCCTCCTGCACCTCGGGGTCGGCGCGGAACGCCGCGGCCCGCTCCTTGAGCAGGAGGTAGGTGTTCATGTTGGCCGAGACCGAGTCCCACACGCCCGACTCGTCCTCGGTGCGCGAGGGCTTGTAGTCGAAGTGGCGGGGACCGTCGTACGCGGGAACGCCGCCGGGGCCGCCGTTCTCGAGCAGGTGGACGAGGGCGAACGCGTTGTGCAGGTCGCCGTGACCGAACACGAGGTCCTGGTCGTACTTGATGCCGCGCTGTCCGTTGAGGTCGATGTGGAAGAGCTTGCCGTGGTACAGCGCCTGCGCGATGCCCGCGGCGAAGTTCAGGCCGGCCATCTGCTCGTGCCCGACCTCGGGGTTGAGGCCGACGAGCTCGGGGCGCTCGAGCGAATCGATGAACGCGATCGCGTGGCCGAGGGTCGGCAGCAGGATGTCGCCGCGCGGCTCGTTGGGCTTCGGCTCGATGGCGAAGCGGATGTCGTAGCCCTTGTCGGTGACGTAGTCGCCGAGGAGGTTGACGGCCTCGCGGTAGCGCTCGAGCGCCTGGCGGATGTCCTTCGCGGAGTCGTACTCGGCGCCCTCGCGGCCACCCCACATCACGAACGTCTTCGCGCCGAGCTCGGCGGCGAGGTCGAGGTTGCGCAGCACCTTGCGGAGTGCGAAGCGGCGCACCTGGCGGTCGTTGGAGGTGAAGCCGCCGTCCTTGAAGACCGGGGCCGAGAAGAGGTTGGTGGTGACCATCGGGGTGATGATGCCCGTGGCATCCATCGCGCCCTTCAGGCGGTCGATCTGCGTCTGGCGCTCGGCGTCGGTGGAGCCGAAGGCGAAGAGGTCGTCGTCGTGGAACGTCAGGCCGTATGCGCCGAGCTCGGCGAGCTTCTCGACGACGTGGACGACATCGAGCGGCTTGCGCGTGGGGCCGCCGAACGGGTCGGTGCCGTTG encodes:
- the xylB gene encoding xylulokinase is translated as MALVMGVDSSTQSCKVVVVDAETGRVVREGRASHPAGTSVDPEAWWIALQDAIAQAGGLDDVAAVSIAGQQHGMVALDAEGRVIRDALLWNDTRSAQAAADLIAEVGAETYAERTGVVPVASFTATKLRWLRDAEPDNAARVAAVALPHDWLTWRLRGFGPGNADFAELTTDRSDASGTAYWGADGYDRELLVRALGHDAVLPRVLEPWESAGRLAGGALVGPGAGDNAGAALGLGAGVGDVVVSLGTSGTVFAVTDHVVRDTSGAVAGFADATGRFLPLVATLNAARVLDAFAGLLGVSHDELGALALQAEPGADGVVLVPWFEGERTPNLPHAQASLTGLTLASTTRPNFARAAIEGMLSGLAVGLEAIQAQGVEVRRVLLIGGAAANEAVARIAAQVFDAEIVVPAAGEYVALGAARQAAGVLAGGPVDWTVATARAVDPDFRPAIRARYDEVAALRARE
- a CDS encoding L-ribulose-5-phosphate 4-epimerase, which codes for MSDAVTFTPEVQEAIDAVRADVAKLHAELVRYNLIVWTGGNVSGRVPGADLFVIKPSGVSYDDLAPENMILCDLDGTAIPGIPGSERSPSSDTAAHAYVYRNMPEVGGVVHTHSTYGVAWAARGEEIPCVITAMADEFGGPIPVGPFAIIGDDSIGRGIVETLRGHRSRGVIMQNHGPFTIGTNAKDAVKAAVMLEDVARTVHIAREAGPLIPIPQDKIDALYNRYQNVYGQSTDDRR
- a CDS encoding AAA family ATPase: MLGFDDSLPHRPRRIAVAGVSGVGKTTLSRRISAVTGAPHIEIDALYHGPDWTPRLTFLPDVHAFVDSDTWVTEWQYSDARPLLTARADLLVWLDLPFVTVTLPRVIVRTLRRRLGREPLWNGNIEPPLHTFFTDPEHIVRWSISTRGKYRERLPAVAAQRPELPIVRLRSTREVERWLSGPLAASVR
- a CDS encoding LacI family DNA-binding transcriptional regulator, whose amino-acid sequence is MSGDGGIRRTGMRDVADAAGVSTQTVSRVLNGYPGIRDATRERVLAAVAALDYRVNNAARALGTSLTRTVGVVASDAVLHGPSAGIAALERAARVRGRWISTAYTDSDDPADIDAAVRHLLDQGVDGIVLVAAHRATPLEGYDVPIVPLYGERGIRQRHAAALVVDHLADLGHRRIVEVAGPADWREALARTAGVADAVTRRDLSREGRVEGDWSAASGAAAAAAVAAHVRAGATAVAVANDQMALGLMAGLAARGLKVPADVAVAGFDDNPDAAFYAPSLTTVRLDVEGEAAEAVATVLGEDAAPPADPVLVPRASTAVPR
- the xylA gene encoding xylose isomerase translates to MPTPTRDDKFSFGLWTVGYNGTDPFGGPTRKPLDVVHVVEKLAELGAYGLTFHDDDLFAFGSTDAERQTQIDRLKGAMDATGIITPMVTTNLFSAPVFKDGGFTSNDRQVRRFALRKVLRNLDLAAELGAKTFVMWGGREGAEYDSAKDIRQALERYREAVNLLGDYVTDKGYDIRFAIEPKPNEPRGDILLPTLGHAIAFIDSLERPELVGLNPEVGHEQMAGLNFAAGIAQALYHGKLFHIDLNGQRGIKYDQDLVFGHGDLHNAFALVHLLENGGPGGVPAYDGPRHFDYKPSRTEDESGVWDSVSANMNTYLLLKERAAAFRADPEVQEALEAAKVLELAQPTLNEGESYDDLLADRSAYEDFDTDAYLGGKGFGFVRLQQLATEHLLGAR